The following DNA comes from Osmerus eperlanus chromosome 5, fOsmEpe2.1, whole genome shotgun sequence.
gtttttgagactcaccaatggtttacatcttgtggtgaaccctctgtatttactctggtgaagtcttctcttaattgttgactttgacacagatacgcctacctcctggagagtgttcttgatctggccaaatgttgtgaaggggtttttcttcaccagggaaagaattcttctgtcatccaccacagttgttttccgtggtcttccgggtcttttggtgttgctgagctcaccagtgcgttctttctttttaagaatgtaccaaacagttgatttggccacacctaatgtttttgctatctctctgataggtttgttttgatttttcagcctaacaatggcttgcttcactgatggtgacagctctttggacttcatattgagagttgacagcaacagattccaaacacaaataccatacttgaaatgaactctagaccttttatctgctccttgtcaatgaaataacaaactccctttatgagggaataacatacacctggccatggaacagctgagcagccaattgtccaattacttttggtcccttaaaaaggggggggccacatataaaatgtattgtaattcctacaccgttcacctgatttggatgtaaataccctgaaattaaagctgaaagtctgcacttaaagcacatcttgattgtttcatttcaaatccattgtggtggtatacagagccaaaatgatgaaaattgtgtcaatgtccaaatacttatggacctaactgtacaatGACATTTAAACTGACTATGTCCTGCTTCTCCAGTTTTCAACGATGGGAGTGTGAGGGACTTGATGAGCCTAACAGGAACCATTCCTGTCACGTTTAATGGTAACCAAGAACTGTGTCTATCCTGCATGACATCACCCTCTTTGACAACCTCGGTTCCCTATTATTGTCCATTATTCTCTATTAGATCTTAGAACAATTTTTAAAATGAAGCATATTAATTTGAGTATTTAGAGATTCAGTGTCCCAATTTGTTTCATTGtctttggtgtaggtcaaacgTACAACATCCCAGTGCAACTATGGTTGGAGGAGAGTTACCCGAGGTCGGCTCCCATGTGCTATGTTAAACCTACCCAGGAGATGATGATTGTGAGAAGCAGACACATCAACAGCAATGGAGAAGTCCTTCTACCTTACCTACAGGAGTGGAAACACGTGGGTGCAATGTTTAACCTTTGTATGTTGCGGAGTGTACTGTGCTAGATCATTTTAAAGGTCATCATGGCTCATGTAGCATGCACTCAAAACTGGAAAAAGGTTTCAAAATGCATTGTTGGGGTTTGCTATGGTTTACTTACCGTGAGAACACTGAATAAACTTGATGGGTTGCGTTGTGTAATTGACGTCTCTAAGCCTGGATGTGGTCACAACTATGACTCAGCAGACTTGCAGATGTTTATGTCAGGATGCAGGACAACATGTTTATTTTGACACCATTTAAACAGGTATCTGCACCCTTTTCAGACTGATTGTGATCTGTTCAGCCTGGTCCAAGTGATGTCTGCAATATTTGGAGAGATTCCTCCTTTGTGTATTAGGCCGGGTGCAGAACCTGATCAAGCTATTTGtgagtcttacacacacaattaaacatccaccactctctgaccacacacacgtgcacacaaacacacacacacacacacacttgcacaaacATCTCTGACCCTGCACTAGATAAATGCAGAGACTGATAAGAAAGACTCATCCAGCTGGATATGAGAGCAAGGTTCAGAAAATTCAGATTCAACCTGGGAAAACATTCAGAAGACTCTTCTGTCTTACAGTGTGTTCATGTCTTGTAACTCTGACACATTTGTGTAAAAGACTTCTAGTTATGGAAAATGTCTTTTCCCAAGGTTCACAACAATCCCAGAGATACACAGGGGCGAGTTCAGACCCAGGAACTTCCTACACATCTTTGATCAGTGAAGAAGATCCTCCTTTCCAGGAAGACAACGAAACTAACTGCTAGTAAATTTTTTATGTTCTGAGGAATATTGCATGTTAAATATACCATTGAATATTTCTAGCATGTGATAACAAGCATTAGAGGTTTTCTTTTCAATTTGACACCAGTCTCTGGCCTTGAAGCTGCTGCTTTTTGAGTATCTGAAATGTCATAATACTAGCATAAAAATAAGATACAAAACATGAATTGTGGAAAAATTATGAAACAGGCATTATAAAACATACATTGCTTGGATAGTGTCTGATAACTGAATATTTGATAACTGCACTACAGACTATAGAAAAGTTCAGGACATTCCTTTTATTTTTGGGAAATAATTTTGTACCTGTACAAACCACTCGTTTCAAGGAATAATGAGAATGCTTGATATTAAAGCATTACCCCTGACCTAATTTGTGTACATATTGGCATCAGTAGGATTGTTTGTACATTGATATTCCAATAAATCCATTCATATTGGGGTAACCTTTTGCATGAATTAATCTCTTAATTtctcatatatatttgattAAAATTATGTAATGAGTATTTATCGGTGGAGAAGGATTCTGAATAAGTTTATGAGTTTATTGATGCCCTGATCCATAATGATTTGAGTGTTGAGGGCTGATTCCTGGTCTTCAACACTGGTCCTTTTGTTACACGGAATGTGTAACAAGAGGACCGGATACAGTATGGTAGGGCTACCGGAAAAGCTCTGTTGTTGTTGACCACCTCTATCGCAGCAGCTGGAATTTTTTATCGTGACATTTCTGTGATTTGTCATAAACTTAGACCGCTTGGCCGACAGGACAATaagaaaatataaataaaacagtTTTATTCCATAGAACCCAGCTGGTCTTACTTTTGCGATCGCCGACGGGCCTTGTTCTACTTAGTTCCGGGCCCTGGGCTGGGCTTGCTAGTTGGCAATCCAACACCTGCTTAGCattagctagctcgctagcttgCTATAGTTCATTGGGAAGAAGACATACTATCATATCACCAAGCATGGCAGTTGTCAACGAAGGTGCCCTGAAGAAAATGCTAAAGGTCAGAAATCAAAAATAGGATCTGACACAAATAACTACATCAGTAGACTTAACGATTGACAATAGGTCGCTAGCCAACTGTTAGCCTGCAGCGACTCTTCGAGCATATTAAACACGCCAGGTTAGCTGGAGTTAGCTAGGGAAGTCATTTATGACAACTTTTGTGCTCAAGTGGAATTACGTGTAAAAGACAAACGTGTGTAGCTTGGTTATTTGGGGCTCTAACATCAATTTATTTCCAGAACATTGCTTCCGATCTAGTAACGAAGCAAACTAGCAAGTAAAATGTGGacgggaatcaggtggctgagcgattagggaATT
Coding sequences within:
- the zgc:123278 gene encoding tumor susceptibility gene 101 protein; its protein translation is MDKYVFNDGSVRDLMSLTGTIPVTFNGQTYNIPVQLWLEESYPRSAPMCYVKPTQEMMIVRSRHINSNGEVLLPYLQEWKHVHNNPRDTQGRVQTQELPTHL